Sequence from the Helianthus annuus cultivar XRQ/B chromosome 13, HanXRQr2.0-SUNRISE, whole genome shotgun sequence genome:
ccgccctaccataccccacggtcttaggTTGGGTTATGAATATGGGTGAAAAACTGGAttaggttgggttgggttgggttgggttgtgtagGTAGAAGATTATTCTAAGGGCATCAATACAGCAATCTTCTTGAGGGCTTTTAAGGCATCAATAAAGCGATCTTCATCCAAGTGTCCAACCAAAATGTGTGTTACTGTTAGGTTGAAGCAATAAACATCGATTCTGCTTTCTCTGTTGTTGTTGGAGACTTCAGACGATGATAATTTCTCATCTTCGTGCTTTCATAAAATTCAAAGGTGACTCCTTTCTTCTTCCTTCACAAAAccctctttcttcttcacgatTCAGTCCTCACGCCGCCCTTTTAGCTTCTCTTCTCCACTCCAATTCCTTTTCAAATAATGGGGATCGTCCTCTGTCTAGGTATCAAAAAGTTGCCAACTTGGATGATGCCTTTAACCTGTTCGATGAAATGACACAGAGACGACCCCTCCCATCTGTTGTCAAGTTTAATCAACTGTTGAATGCTGTTGCCAAAATGAACCATTTTTCTTGCTCTCTTGACCTTTTTAAACAAATGTGTCTCATTGGAGTGCCTGTTAACGAGTACTCTATGAGTATCGCAATCAAGTGTTGTTGTCAGATGTCTCGCACCAATGACGGTTTCGCCCTCCTAGCTTCTTGCTTCAGGCGAGCTGTTGTCCCAAATGTGTACATATTTAGTACACTCTTAGATGGACTCGTCATAGAAGATAGGATTCTTGAGGCAGAGAATTTTTTTAAGAAGCTCATCAAACAGAAACTATGTGAACCTGATGTAGTTATGTATTCCACTATGATCAAAGGGCTTTGCAAGTTTGGTAATAATGATATTGCCATTGGTTTGCTTAGGCTCATGGATGAAAGAGGCTGTAAGCCTAATGTTGTTATATATAGCACCATCATTGATAGTCTCTGCAAGGACAAACTGATAGAGGATGCTTTCAAGCTTTTCAAAGAAATGGTATTTGCAAAAGGCATTCAACCAGATGTCATCACATACAACTCTTTGATTCATGGTCTTTGTAACTTATGTCGTTGGGACGAGGTCTCTAAGCTGCTAAAAGAAATGGAGGAGGATCTAAGGATCTCTCCTGATTTGCATACCTTTAGCATATTAGTTGATGCACTTTGCAAGGAAGGTAGGGTGGATGAAGCGGAGGCTGTAATAGACATCATGGTTGAGAGACGTGTGGTTCCTGACATAGTGACATACAATACACTTATAGACGGTTACTGTCTGCGAGGTGAAATGACCAAAGCAAGGACACTTTTTGATTCACTTACTTCTAAAGGTTTCGTCCCTAATGTTGTTACGTATAGCAGTTTACTGAATGGGTATTGCAGGAGTTTGAAAATAGAAGAGGCCATGCATTTGTTTCATGAGATGACAAGAAAAGGTTTGAAACCTTGTATCGTCACTTACAGCACCATGTTACAGGGTTTGTTTCGGGTCGGACGTTGTGGAGCTGCACGCAAATTCTTTGATGAGATGCAAGCACAAGGCCTTATTCCAGATGAATGCACTTACGGAATAATATTAGATGGCTTTTGCAACAACCATCAAGTTGAAGAGGCGCTCTCTTTGTTTCATCTGGTTGGTGATAGCAAGCTAAATTATAATATCGTGGTGTACAATATTCTTATTGATGGTATGAGCAAATGTGGGAAGCTTGATATTGCAAGGGATCTTTTCCAAGACCTAACTCTAAAAGGTTTGCAACCTGATGTTCGGACATATACTGTGATGGTTAGTGGCTTGTGTGGGGAAGGTTTACTAAAGGAAGCAAATCACTTGTTTCGTAAAATGGGTGAGAGTGGCTGCCCACCAGATGGTGTTACTTACAATGTTCTTCTCCAGGGATATCTTAAGAAGCAGAATTACGATGATGTTGAGATGCTTTTACAGGAAATGGATGGAAGAAGGTACTCACTTGATGCTTCAACTTTATCGATGTTGATTGATGAAATCGCAGCTGGTTCAGTAGATAGAAGTATGCTTAAATTGATAGGTAAGCTTGTCCCAAAAGAAATGATGGATACTACTGCAGTGCCTAGATAACAATCTGGGAGAGAGACTAAAATCGGAAATTTGTATCGAATTACTTGTGGTATATTCTATCTAATGAGTTTATTGTTCAACATATTTGTATTTTTAATACTAGCAGTCACATTTCATCGACTTTAAGTATGAATTCCGGTTTGATATCTACAAAGTGGATATGACAGCGTTGATCAGAAGCAATGTTTTGTAAAAATCAGTCCTGTATTAGAACTCATCTCCATATTACTCAAAACATTTCTGAATTCTGTAGTGGATGCGCCCCAGAATCGCCATACTTGTTCAGTTTTTGCACATTCTTCCTGCCCAATGGTTGTGGGTAGTCACATTAAGCATTATGAATCTGCAAATGATTGTTAGTTGTTGGGAATCTAAGATCTGGATTAGAGATCggtttaaaaattaaaaatataattcTATTTGAGCTGATGTATCTCAATGCTCCTAAGGCTCTATAATCTATATATGCTTGTATGATTATTTACTGTCACCGGTGCATTGCGAGGTGTTAGTGTTTCTATAAACCTAACGCCTAATGATAGAATAAAAACAATGGATTTGGGTTGGGTTATTCGTGTTTTTGTATATGATATAGCATCCGACATTCAATTCGTATCACAAGCGGGTCGCCGAGTTCAGGCTGTTTGGTTATTGGGTTCATTGCGTCGGTTTATGTAGGTAGTACGAGCTTGGACATTTTTTTTAATACTCGATTGTGGGTGTTGATCGGGCGGGGAATGATGATGATAAAATAAAAAGGGGAAATAGAGGGTTAGATGAAAAGATGCTTCCACAACAAATCACCGCCTGACGAAAGTCGGATCGCGCTTAGTTCTTACTCGGGTAAGTCGCGTTACCGGATGTTGGATTTCCCTAACCAATGTTCGAACAAAAAATTACTGGATTAATTTTCTACCCAAAGATGCCTTACCCGATACCCGATCTAACCATCATGTTCAACTTAAATGGATGAAAAACAATATTAGCCTGTTTTATCAATTCATTTAACTCTAATTGTGTATGTTGTCTTTAatgggtttttttatataaaaatcatactttatTCAAATACTTTGATACTCGATTTATCTTTTATTAATCCACTTTTTTTGTTTACAAATATTATAATACACATCTAAAAACTTTCTAAAACCATAGTTGTTTAACAATTTCACACATTTGACTTTTCTTAGTCAAACTTGTGCTTCAAATAATCAAAGTGCTTCAAATAACCATTTTGATATCTAGTGTAATGAATGATGAATCACAATCTTACTCCTTATTTTCATACAAAAAACATTTAGTTATAATTGTTACTAAATAGAGGCGAGAAGTGACGGCCACGATTAGAACCGTGGAGACTCTTATGGTGGAGGGGAGAAGCAGAGGCAGAACGAATAGTCATAGGATAGAGGTAAGGTTTGCCTACATTCCATCATTCCCGGACCCTACCAATAACTTTCGTTATGAGTGAGAAATCACCGGGTATGTTGTTTTTGGTTATGATTTCAAACTATATTATTTAATGTAATTAAAACTGTTAATAAGAGAATTACAATTTTGTTGTAtgccaatgaggtagtggtgaAGAGCGAATACGGGTGGTGCCGGTTCGACTTGGATGGGAGACGAGGTTTtcccgattattccactgtcatgccttcgggcgggtggaggtcagGTTCCCGCGCATCTGGGGAGAGCCAAGGcgctggcggcggtcgagtagtcgaccttggccacagcgTCCGATATCACGGTGGTTGGCACGTCGTTCCTTACCGTTAAAAAAACAAGCAAATATATATTGAAATCCTTATAAACCGTTCAAAACAGAGAATTTGTAAATCTATATTATtttttcttatgtgtttatatgggATGCAATTTATACATTTTAATGAATTTTATTTCAAGAATATGTTTGAATGATAAAATTAGGAAATCAACTATTTGGCTAATGTCTCCAAATATGAAAAATAATCGtagttatgaaatttgattttTGGAGGTCAAGAAGATGAtgtttgtaggatcgttttaccgaccatacgagtcgatcagaagagtactCAGACAAAATCAGAGGCgaaattcattgattctgtctttgtttagcttgtattcactattaactgtcttgtttattgatctgaTAACAATTTACAGcacggagacacttcgacagagcttcgccgtcggaataCACCTTGgtaatttcgtaccaaatgatAAGACCTAGTACCTATTTATAGGATGAGTAATTTCGCATGAACATGTCTCATGCGGAATTActtgttcaaacggaattaagatTACAAACGAGATTACATGTCGAAACGAAATTAGCTAGTAATTTCGTGCGGAACTACCCActggtaattccgtgcggaattacctccAAGCCTAATTTCGTTTGTTTTCTTGTATAACGTGCCTAGATCTGTTAAtactaatctaagactcgaacgaagatgaagtcgacagacaactgcaccaacagactccccattggatgttgacggaatcttcagtgagagtcttcatcATGTCAACTCTTCGGTCTTGATCAGCCTTCTTTCTTTCTCAGCATATACCAGGATCTATCTCTGGCTCTAacttcgtcagactccccctttcatcatgctgggatctccgTCTGGAATTAGCTATTGCCTTGAGATTGCATCCTAGCTTTAATTCTGTTCAGCTCATCACCTACACAAATCTCAAACACTTATAAGAAAAACAAATTTAACCTTAATAGGCTATGAAGATCACTTGTAGGTTAACATTCAACTTtaaattattacttttatatttatttatttgaattaattattacttttatttatctatttacttcaaattcaaacttaattATCTAATTTGAtcttaactatatatttgaacgttttgtttagtttggtatcaaatagattttacgaaacttaaaataaaattaactaatattatttatcatttatacatttacggagttctAAATAAAGGATTAAATTTATTGAgatttcgttaacaaattttgctacaacagacagaataatctatttatatcaatctaaatctttatttatactatactatataataaaacattaatgtgtgacACTTGTCGTTCATTGTAGGCATTTATTTTTTGATTTTCTTGCctcacttccaaacttatcttatattaattaaataaataaatgaataatgagctaatattaaattttatcctactttaaatttcgAATACCATTCTTCTATTATTATCCTAAATTTTAAATTGTCaatttaaaatattttaaataaaacaaattatttatcacgaaaaccaaaccttttattaatatattaaatatttttatttcactatacaaaattacatttactcgacccgtTTATTACATGtggtttttaagatataactttttattatttgatatatataattAGACTTGTTCAATTTGTAGAATACACGGGGTTTGTTTAcggatatatatatatgggagcgctaaaatgaaaaccacctccagttgtaagaaccgcgaaaaccactctcaaccaatcagaataaagggtaatttggtcatttcctTCAAATGTCTAATCTCTCCTCTCTCTTCATTAAAGTCACCTAACTTTATTAATATCTCTCATACATCATCACCTCCATCtctcttcatttccacttttgaaAATTTCCATTATTCTCTCTCATATAACAAGATCGGCGACCCACATACTGCAATAATATGTGGCCTGTGAATATGGGCATGGTTGCTGGCTTTCACTATCCTCACCCTAAATCACACCTCCCAAGATTCTTCTTCTCTTCTTGATGACCAGGTGTTCTTCTTTACATTCAtcaatttaatttaaatttataaAGTGATTAGCTTTTTTACACCTCCCAAGATTCTTCGTCTTCTCATCAGGTGTTCTTTACATACATCTCTGTTCTTCATctgtgatgaagatgaagatcgACGACCATCGCACACCACCGTCTCCCACCTCTACCCTCTGTCTTTCTCCATGGTTTGACGGCGACGGTGGCGGTGGGTTTTTACGGCGattgtggtggtgggttttgacggCGACAGAGAcggagacggtggtggtggtgaggatTGACGGAGATGGTGGTGGGTTTTTGACGGCGACAGTGGTGGTGGGTTTTTGGCCTCCCTTTCCTCTCCGCCGCCCCCTGTTACTGGTGTTTGGTTGTGGTGGCGTTGGGGTTGGTGGCGGTATATTTGGCCCCTCTTTCCTCGTAGGTTTGTTTTACGGCTAATGATGTTCATGTGTTTGTTGGTAAGGTTTTTTGCTTGTTTTGCTGTTTTTGGTTCTGATCTTTGTGTCTTTGTTTTTGTCCCAAGGGGTGTGAACCGGTGAATGATGCAAGTTGTTTAAATGTTTTTTGGATCTGTTGGAATGGGcggcgatgatgcaaaaaaaaaacgtagattttgatgacgatggcgtggcaaggatggtggagggcaggtttttgaacctgcaaacccactttgcagccttttgattatcggGAAATCTGAGCCAAGCCCATTTTTTCTGAGATACACATtattttgatgttgttggtttttttattttttttcctagtggatgatgataacaatctatctgagacacctaccgagtttgtgatttctgggtgcgttcgttttgcGTAAATaagattttgtaaaaaaaagttaaatcgtaaactttttaacgaaaaacgtaaaaagtttaacataaaaagtaaaacgtaaagcgtaaaaagtataacgtaaaacgtaaaacgtaaaaagtttaacgtaaaacgtaaaacgtaaaaagtttagcgtaaaacgtaaaaagttcaACGTAAAACATAAACGTAaaaatttaacataaaacgtaaaaaatttaataaaaaaattgaatttaaaaatgcttttaataaaaaaaattatgtttaaaaaataaaagtaatataataatacaaaaaagtaataataaacaataaagataaaaagacgaaaaaagtaatttactaaactacccttttggatta
This genomic interval carries:
- the LOC110899885 gene encoding pentatricopeptide repeat-containing protein At1g63330 yields the protein MIISHLRAFIKFKGDSFLLPSQNPLSSSRFSPHAALLASLLHSNSFSNNGDRPLSRYQKVANLDDAFNLFDEMTQRRPLPSVVKFNQLLNAVAKMNHFSCSLDLFKQMCLIGVPVNEYSMSIAIKCCCQMSRTNDGFALLASCFRRAVVPNVYIFSTLLDGLVIEDRILEAENFFKKLIKQKLCEPDVVMYSTMIKGLCKFGNNDIAIGLLRLMDERGCKPNVVIYSTIIDSLCKDKLIEDAFKLFKEMVFAKGIQPDVITYNSLIHGLCNLCRWDEVSKLLKEMEEDLRISPDLHTFSILVDALCKEGRVDEAEAVIDIMVERRVVPDIVTYNTLIDGYCLRGEMTKARTLFDSLTSKGFVPNVVTYSSLLNGYCRSLKIEEAMHLFHEMTRKGLKPCIVTYSTMLQGLFRVGRCGAARKFFDEMQAQGLIPDECTYGIILDGFCNNHQVEEALSLFHLVGDSKLNYNIVVYNILIDGMSKCGKLDIARDLFQDLTLKGLQPDVRTYTVMVSGLCGEGLLKEANHLFRKMGESGCPPDGVTYNVLLQGYLKKQNYDDVEMLLQEMDGRRYSLDASTLSMLIDEIAAGSVDRSMLKLIGKLVPKEMMDTTAVPR